A portion of the Sulfurospirillum diekertiae genome contains these proteins:
- a CDS encoding YccF domain-containing protein, protein MRSIGNFLWFILGGVFMGLCWWIVGIFAFITIIGIPWAKACFIIGQFTFFPFGKEAISRKELLHKDDIGTSSFGVVGNVIWFLFAGIWLALGHVFSAIACFASIIGIPFGIQHLKLAAISLFPIGQTIVDKEVAAAARNFNAEQTAASMRHKN, encoded by the coding sequence ATGCGTTCAATCGGCAACTTTTTATGGTTTATTTTAGGTGGCGTTTTTATGGGACTCTGCTGGTGGATTGTAGGAATATTCGCATTTATCACTATTATCGGCATTCCGTGGGCAAAAGCCTGTTTTATCATCGGTCAATTTACCTTTTTTCCATTTGGCAAAGAAGCCATCAGTCGTAAAGAGCTCCTGCACAAAGACGATATTGGAACCAGTTCCTTTGGGGTCGTGGGTAACGTTATTTGGTTTCTCTTTGCAGGTATTTGGCTTGCTCTTGGTCATGTTTTCTCTGCGATTGCATGTTTTGCCTCGATTATTGGTATTCCTTTTGGCATCCAACACCTCAAACTTGCCGCTATCTCGCTCTTTCCCATTGGTCAAACCATCGTTGATAAAGAGGTTGCAGCAGCCGCTCGAAATTTTAATGCAGAACAAACAGCCGCTTCCATGCGACACAAGAATTAA
- a CDS encoding DedA family protein translates to MEDFFISSMQEYGYIILFFWSILEGESGLVMAGLFSHTGDMQLFIAIFVAGLGGFAGDQIYFYIGRFNKSYVHRTLKKQRRKFALAHLLLKKHGWPIIFLQRYLYGLRTIIPIAIGLTGYSAKKYAVINLFAAWCWAALIIIPVWYFGNEILGVIKWAKTHWYYALPLIGLLIGVAYYYLHTITEKTLKTKVDQK, encoded by the coding sequence ATGGAAGACTTTTTTATCTCAAGTATGCAAGAGTATGGGTACATTATTCTTTTTTTCTGGAGTATTTTAGAAGGTGAAAGTGGTCTGGTAATGGCTGGACTTTTTAGCCATACAGGAGACATGCAACTTTTTATCGCTATCTTTGTAGCAGGACTGGGTGGTTTTGCAGGGGATCAAATCTATTTTTACATTGGAAGATTTAATAAAAGTTATGTGCATCGCACGCTCAAAAAGCAACGACGCAAATTTGCACTAGCGCATCTCCTGCTTAAAAAACATGGTTGGCCGATCATTTTTTTACAGCGCTACTTATATGGGCTTCGCACAATCATTCCTATTGCCATAGGACTAACTGGGTACAGCGCTAAAAAATATGCTGTGATCAACCTGTTTGCGGCATGGTGCTGGGCAGCATTGATTATTATCCCAGTGTGGTACTTCGGAAATGAAATTTTAGGTGTCATTAAATGGGCAAAAACACACTGGTACTACGCGCTTCCTCTTATTGGATTACTTATCGGTGTGGCGTACTATTACCTCCATACCATTACAGAAAAAACATTAAAAACAAAAGTAGATCAAAAGTAG
- a CDS encoding DUF4337 domain-containing protein, with translation MESNAIEEHLKQVEEAIAEVEHKEEEVEGWLSYISLSTAIIAIVTALVGLYESQITSKTILTKNEAVLYQSQASDQWNFYQAKSVKAHIYTVNAEIYPDKAEDFKKKVAVYKKEQEEIKAEAERIEGLKELRNEQSDHYYHIHHILSFAITFLQISIALASISALTRNKKFWMGSLVLSGIGAIIAGYCLVL, from the coding sequence ATGGAAAGTAATGCCATTGAAGAACATTTAAAACAAGTTGAGGAAGCTATTGCTGAGGTGGAACATAAAGAGGAAGAAGTAGAAGGTTGGCTTTCATATATTTCGCTAAGTACTGCCATTATCGCCATTGTGACAGCCCTCGTTGGTTTGTATGAATCACAAATTACATCCAAAACGATCCTCACCAAAAACGAAGCGGTACTGTACCAAAGTCAAGCCTCAGATCAGTGGAATTTTTACCAAGCTAAAAGTGTGAAGGCGCATATTTACACGGTTAATGCGGAAATCTACCCTGATAAAGCGGAAGATTTTAAGAAAAAAGTAGCGGTCTACAAAAAAGAACAAGAAGAGATTAAAGCCGAAGCGGAGCGTATTGAAGGACTGAAAGAATTACGGAATGAACAGAGTGATCACTACTATCACATTCATCACATTCTTAGCTTTGCGATTACCTTTTTACAAATTTCGATTGCGCTTGCCTCTATTTCAGCACTCACTCGCAATAAAAAGTTTTGGATGGGCTCTTTAGTCTTAAGCGGTATTGGCGCTATTATCGCAGGCTACTGCCTTGTCCTTTAA